Proteins encoded within one genomic window of Solibaculum mannosilyticum:
- a CDS encoding ABC transporter permease subunit → MNNKKFFSLKSLLLIYLLVTIAFPVLILFSSIRGEHIQSVFSSQQFWPMLQNSLITTLSATVISVTLSFFLAWLLNRSNIRFKSIFVVLFTIPMLIPSISHGMGLVLLFGDNGLITNLLGINIGLYGYPGIIMGSVLYSFPVSFLMFHDSFQYEDYTIYEAASVLGLSKWKQFLTITMPSMRRTMLSAVLAVFTMVFTDYGVPLMTGGTDMTLPVYMYREVIGMMNFSNGAVIGILLLLPAVAAFLLDLKNSGINASSSTVTKSYLIEPNKKRDILVYVIFGVVLILICLPIIAFICLSFVEQYPIDMSFSLDTITKLFSDGIGMYFINSLAIALLTALFGTCLSYFSAYITARSKKSISNKMLHFISMLSLAVPGIVLGLSFALTFKNMPFYSTIFILVLVNIVHFFSSPYLLAYNSLSKFNPNLEDVSQTLGISRFKMLFSVYIPCTKATIVEMYSYFFVNAMITISAVSFLVNFRTMPLALLIPQLESQSFIEGTALVSLLILVINLIGKAIVFFVKRSISKGENQNSNLLSERD, encoded by the coding sequence ATGAATAATAAAAAATTTTTCTCATTAAAATCCCTGCTTCTAATTTATCTGCTGGTTACAATTGCCTTTCCGGTTCTGATTTTATTTAGCAGCATCCGCGGCGAACATATTCAAAGTGTCTTTTCCTCCCAGCAGTTCTGGCCCATGCTTCAGAACTCCCTGATTACCACTTTGTCTGCAACGGTCATTTCCGTTACGCTGTCCTTTTTCCTGGCATGGCTTCTCAACCGATCCAATATCCGGTTTAAATCTATCTTTGTGGTCTTGTTTACCATCCCCATGCTCATCCCCAGTATCTCCCATGGTATGGGGCTGGTTCTCCTCTTTGGCGACAACGGCCTCATTACCAACCTTCTGGGGATCAACATCGGTCTCTATGGATACCCCGGTATCATTATGGGATCGGTGCTCTATTCTTTCCCGGTTTCTTTTCTCATGTTCCATGACTCCTTCCAGTACGAGGACTACACCATCTACGAAGCGGCCAGTGTGCTGGGTCTTTCCAAATGGAAACAGTTTTTGACCATCACCATGCCGTCCATGCGGCGCACGATGTTGTCGGCTGTGTTGGCTGTGTTTACCATGGTATTTACCGACTACGGCGTCCCCCTGATGACGGGTGGAACCGACATGACCTTGCCGGTGTATATGTACCGCGAGGTTATCGGTATGATGAACTTCTCCAACGGTGCTGTCATTGGTATTCTCCTGCTTCTGCCGGCTGTGGCCGCCTTTTTGCTGGATCTGAAAAACAGCGGCATCAACGCTTCCAGCAGTACGGTTACCAAGTCCTACCTCATTGAACCAAACAAGAAACGGGATATTTTGGTATATGTCATCTTCGGCGTGGTTCTGATTCTGATCTGTTTGCCCATTATCGCTTTTATTTGCTTGAGCTTTGTCGAACAGTATCCCATTGATATGTCCTTCTCTCTGGACACCATTACCAAGCTGTTTTCCGATGGAATTGGGATGTATTTTATCAATTCTCTTGCCATCGCACTGCTTACAGCATTGTTTGGAACCTGCCTTTCCTATTTCTCGGCTTATATTACAGCACGGTCCAAAAAATCAATCTCCAACAAGATGCTTCACTTTATCAGCATGTTGTCCCTGGCTGTCCCGGGTATCGTTCTAGGTCTTTCCTTTGCGCTTACCTTTAAGAACATGCCCTTTTACTCCACCATCTTTATCCTGGTATTGGTCAACATTGTCCACTTTTTCTCCTCCCCCTATCTGCTTGCCTACAATTCTCTTTCCAAGTTTAATCCCAATCTGGAAGATGTCTCCCAGACTCTTGGTATCAGCCGGTTCAAGATGCTCTTCTCGGTGTATATCCCATGCACCAAGGCCACCATTGTGGAGATGTACAGTTACTTTTTCGTGAATGCTATGATCACCATCTCGGCAGTCTCCTTCCTGGTGAACTTCCGCACCATGCCTTTGGCCCTCTTGATCCCACAGTTGGAGTCCCAATCCTTTATCGAAGGTACGGCACTGGTATCCCTGCTTATCCTGGTCATCAATTTGATAGGAAAAGCCATTGTGTTCTTTGTCAAACGCTCTATTTCCAAGGGTGAAAACCAGAATAGTAATCTTCTATCCGAACGCGATTGA
- the rplQ gene encoding 50S ribosomal protein L17: MPGTRKLGRATSHRLAMLRAMVTFLLEKGRIETTVTRAKEVRSLTEKLITLGKEPSLHNKRLAMGFITKEAVVKKLFDEIAPKYADRNGGYTRIIKTGPRRGDAAEMAIIELI; this comes from the coding sequence CCCGGTACCAGAAAGCTCGGCAGAGCCACCTCTCATAGATTGGCAATGCTGAGAGCCATGGTGACCTTTCTCCTCGAGAAGGGCAGAATAGAGACCACCGTCACCAGGGCCAAGGAAGTGCGCTCCCTGACGGAAAAGCTCATCACCTTGGGAAAAGAACCCAGCCTGCACAATAAGCGTTTGGCCATGGGCTTTATTACCAAGGAAGCAGTTGTGAAAAAGCTGTTTGACGAGATTGCCCCCAAGTATGCCGATCGTAACGGCGGCTATACTCGCATCATCAAGACTGGTCCCCGTCGCGGCGACGCTGCCGAGATGGCTATCATTGAATTGATCTAA